One genomic segment of Nitratidesulfovibrio sp. includes these proteins:
- the hflK gene encoding FtsH protease activity modulator HflK, which produces MNWDWEKLQEKRQRHSGWRGGSGGSGGSGDGDDGGSGGSGGSGGSGGPGGPGGWDDPSGPDFEKLGETFRKFREYPFPAGKVVALVFVLLWAASGVYIVEPDELGVVLRFGRYDRTVESGPHYHLPFPVESVYTPKVTQVQRAEVGFRSVAQGSSFQQGGGRIVPEEAAMLTGDENIVNVQFSIQYQIKDPVQYLFNVTNPTAVVRSAGEAAMREVIGNSRIDAALTDGKQLIQNETLTLLQDILDIYQVGVRVLAVQMQDVHPPKEVIDAFKDVASAREDKSRIINEAEAYQNEIIPRTRGLAAEVINQAEAYRQARVREAEGQASRFLAVLKEYNKAKDVTRKRLYLEAMEEVLSAPGMEKIVIPGEAGARMLPYLPLDGARPRGDAGAARKGSE; this is translated from the coding sequence ATGAACTGGGATTGGGAAAAACTGCAAGAAAAACGGCAGCGGCACTCCGGGTGGCGCGGAGGCTCCGGTGGTTCCGGCGGCTCCGGCGACGGGGACGACGGTGGTTCCGGCGGCTCGGGTGGTTCCGGTGGCTCTGGTGGCCCCGGAGGCCCCGGCGGTTGGGACGATCCCTCGGGACCGGACTTCGAGAAGCTCGGCGAAACCTTCCGCAAGTTCCGCGAATACCCCTTCCCTGCGGGGAAGGTGGTGGCGCTCGTGTTCGTCCTTTTATGGGCGGCATCGGGCGTGTACATCGTCGAGCCGGACGAACTGGGGGTTGTGCTGCGCTTTGGCCGCTACGACCGCACCGTGGAATCCGGCCCGCACTATCACCTGCCGTTTCCCGTTGAATCGGTGTACACCCCCAAGGTGACCCAGGTGCAGCGTGCCGAGGTGGGCTTTCGCTCGGTGGCGCAAGGCTCCTCGTTCCAGCAGGGGGGCGGGCGCATCGTGCCCGAGGAAGCTGCCATGCTTACGGGTGACGAAAACATCGTCAACGTGCAGTTCAGCATCCAGTACCAGATCAAGGACCCCGTCCAGTACCTGTTCAACGTCACCAACCCCACGGCGGTGGTGCGCAGCGCGGGCGAGGCCGCCATGCGCGAGGTCATCGGCAACAGCCGTATCGACGCCGCGCTTACCGACGGCAAGCAGCTGATCCAGAACGAGACGCTGACGCTGCTGCAGGATATCCTGGACATCTACCAGGTGGGCGTGCGCGTGCTGGCCGTTCAGATGCAGGACGTGCATCCGCCGAAAGAGGTCATCGACGCCTTCAAGGACGTGGCCAGTGCCCGAGAGGACAAGAGCCGCATCATCAACGAGGCCGAAGCCTACCAGAACGAAATTATCCCCCGCACCAGAGGCCTTGCCGCCGAGGTGATCAACCAGGCCGAGGCGTACCGTCAGGCACGCGTGCGCGAGGCGGAAGGCCAGGCCAGCCGCTTTCTGGCCGTGCTGAAGGAATACAACAAGGCCAAGGACGTGACCCGCAAGCGCCTGTACCTGGAGGCCATGGAAGAGGTGCTTTCCGCGCCCGGCATGGAAAAGATCGTCATTCCCGGCGAGGCGGGGGCGCGCATGCTGCCCTACCTGCCGCTGGACGGGGCACGGCCCCGTGGCGATGCGGGCGCGGCCCGCAAGGGGAGCGAATAG